AAGCGAATTAAAGGTAAAATAACTAGGGGGAAAAATCATGAGAAAAGCATTTATTAGTCCATCAAAATATGTACAAGGCGAAGATGAATTACTGAACTTAGGTTATTATGTTAAAACATTTGGAAAGACAGCTCTTTTAATCGCACATCAAGATGATATTAATCGTGTGCAAGAAAAACTAGACAAGACAGCAGAAAAATTTGGTATCACATTTATTCCAAGTCATTTCAATGGGGAATGCTCACGTGGTGAAGTAGCAAGGTTACAAGCATTTGCTAAAGAAAATGAAGCCGATTGTGTGATTGGTTTAGGTGGTGGTAAAGCCATTGACACATCAAAATGTGTAGCTGAAGGAGATCACTTAATTATCGTGCCAACTATTGCTGCAACTGATGCACCAACAAGTCATTCAGCTGTTTTATACACTGAAGATGGTGAATTTGATGACTATGCTTACTTTAAACAAAGCCCAAGTGTGGTCATGGTTGATACAACGATTATTGCTAATGCACCAACCAGATTTTTAGTATCAGGTATGGGGGATGCGTTATCAACATTATTTGAAGCTCGTGCAACAGCGAATTCATTCTCAAATGTTAATGCCGGTTTACCAAATGGGTATGTGACAAAAGAAACAGCTCCTGCTAAAAATACGATTGCAGCTTACACATTAGCTAAAGTATGTTATGAGACATTACTTGAAAATGGCTACAGTGCCAAAATAGCATGTGACAATAACATCGTGACACCAGCGTTAGAAAATATTGTTGAAACCAATATTTTATTATCCGGTTTAGGATTTGAAAGTAGTGGTTTAGCTGCTGTTCATGCAATCCATGATGGATTAACTGCTTTAGAAGGAACTCATTCATATTTCCATGGCGAAAAAGTTGCCTTTAGTGTGATTTGTCAATTAGTCTTAGAAAATGCCTCACAAAAAGAATTACATGAAGTACTTGATTTTAGTTTATCTATTGGCTTACCAGTTTGTTTAGAAGACATTGGCGTAGAAAGCATTACGTTTGAAGAAGCAATGGAAGTGGCTAAAAAGGCTTGTATTCCAGAAGAATCAATTCACTCTATGCCTTTCCCTATTGTTGAGGAAGAAGTTGCGGCTGCCATTATTGCAGCAGATAAGATTGGTCGTGATTACAAAGCGAAACATAAATAATGATTTAAAGGTTTCAAACAGCCAGAATGCTCTATGATCTGGCTGTTTATTGTTTTATATACTTATGTTAGACTAGGGAGGAAAAAGAAGAAGGGGGGATGTTATGACGCGGATTATCAATAAACCAAACGATACTGTTTCACAAGTTTTAAATGGTGTGGCATACATTCATCAAGATATCTTACAAAGAATTCCTAAAACAGGTATATTATTACGAAAAAGCAGTATACCAAACAAAGTTTCAATCATTAGTGGTGGGGGAAGTGGCCATGAACCAGCACATTTTGGGTATATTGGAGAAAATATGCTTGATGCTTCGGTGAGCGGCCCCGTATTTATTCCACCAACAGCTGAAGAGGTATTTAAAGCCATTCAGAAAACAGATCAAGGTGACGGCGTTTTATTAGTCATAAAAAACTTTGAGGCTGATGTCAGTAATTTTTTACAAGCAGAAAAGCAAGCGAAAGACGCGGGTCATAAGGTTTCTCACGTGATTGTCAATGATGACTGTTCAGTTGAAACCGGAAGTTTTGAAAAAAGACGTCGAGGTGTTGCTGGAACTATTTTTGTACATAAAATACTGGGAGCAGCAGCTAGTGAAGGGAAAACATTAGATGAATTAGTTTCAATAGGAGAAAAAGTCATCAACTCAATGAATAGTCTAGGGGTGGCTTTGTCAAGTGGGACAAGTTTAACTGGAGAAACGTCTAACTTTACCTTAGAAAAAGATATGATTTCCTTTGGTATTGGCATTCATGGTGAAGAAGGATATCGAAGTGAACCCTTTCATTCGTCAGAACACTTAGCCAATGAGCTATTAAATAAATTACTCGTTCAGTATGATGATCATACTAATAAAAGATTTGCAATCCTTATAAATGGTTTGGGTACAACGACGGTAATGGAGCAGTATGTTTTTTCAAATGATGTCAAAAGGCTGTTAGAGTTAGAGGGTGTAACGGTTGTTTACGCTAAAACAGGAAATTATATGACATCAACTGATATGGCTGGAATTTCGTTGACTCTTTTAGAAATTATCGAAGAAAGTTGGTTAGAGTATCTCGAAAAACCAACTAATGCTTTTGCTTGGTAAAAAATTAATTATTTGAAAAAAAGGTTGTATTTAAATGAAACTTATGATATATTAATAAGCGTAGTATATTTGATTCGTTTTAGGAAAATTAACGTTCTGTTTACATTTCTCCTATTAAGCGTCACATTTATTGCAACAAAATATGCGTATATGATTACGCGATAATAAGGAGGAAACACAACATGGCAAACGGAACTGTAAAATGGTTTAACGCTGAAAAAGGTTTTGGTTTTATCACTCAAGAAGGTGGAGAAGATGTATTTGCACATTTCTCAGCTATCCAAGGTGACGGATTCAAAACTTTAGAAGAAGGTCAAGAAGTGACTTTTGATGTTGAAGAAGGTCAACGTGGACTTCAAGCAACTAACATCGTTAAAGCTTAATCTAACTTTTAATTAAACAAAACCACTTAAGTTAATTCTTAAGTGGTTTTTTATTTGTTTGAATCAAATGGCTTGTCTATCACCATACTAAGGGCTAAACCGATGCTAATCATTTTATCCATATTTACAATAAGTCCTTGGATTAAGTCCTTGGATTTTATCAGGAGAAAAGTGGATCTGTTCAAAGTGGCACGTAGAAAGATTGAGTGAATCAAGAGATGTATTTAACCAGGTTGTATTTTCAAGAGTACAATCATCTATTTTAAGTTGTTTCCAAGTGGTATCAGAAAATTCAGATGATAATGGATTGCAAGATAAAAAATGTGTCAGGCGTATTTTAGAAAAATTAAATGGTGTATGGGGCATAGTACAGTTGGTAATTGACAATGGTTAAGATGGGAATTAACCCCATAGATGACACTCTTTAAACATAACACGATGGAAGGAGCTATTCATCCTTTCTGATAGATATCATACATAATGTTTAGAACAAGTATAAAATACTACGTTATTAAATGATAAAAAAGTTGTTGACTTTTTTGTTTGATTCTTATACAATTAAGAAGTTGAGAAATTAAAGCAGAAGCACCCGCTTCTCGCCTTAACAATAAAAAATTGTTGGGCTAGATAACGTTTAGTTTTGATATAATATCAAATACTATTTTGGTGCGGGGTCTTTATTTGTAAAGAGCTCGTTTTTTTCTGTGTTTTTCTCTAAAAAATTCGGAGGTGAATGACCATAGCAAAAGATAATATGGTGAATGACGGCATTCGTGCAAGAGAACTACGTTTAATTGCAGTAGACGGAGAACAGCTAGGTGTTAAATCTAAAGTAGAAGCTTTAAGAATTGCTCAAGAAGCAAATCTTGATCTTGTTTTAGTATCACCAAATGCTAAACCACCAGTTGCAAAAATTATGGATTATGGAAAATTCCGTTTTGAGCAACAGAAAAAGGAACGCGAAGCCCGTAAAAAACAAAAAGTCATTAATGTGAAAGAGGTTCGTTTGAGCCCAACAATCGATGTCAATGATTTTAATACCAAATTGCGTAATGCGCGTAAATTCCTTGAAAAAGGTGATAAAGTGAAAGCTTCTATCCGATTTAAAGGTCGTGCGATTACCCATAAAGAAATTGGTCAGAACGTCTTAAATCGCTTAGCAGATGAAACAAGTGATATCTCAGTTGTTGAGCAAAAAGCGAAAATGGATGGTAGAAGTATGTTTATCATGCTTGCACCAAAAACAGATAAGTAGGTAAGAATCTGAGGAGGAAAATAACATGCCAAAAATGAAAACACACCGTGGATTAGCAAAACGTGTAAAACGTACTGGTGGTGGAGGTCTTAAAAGACATCGTGCATTTACTAGTCACCGTTTCCATGGAAAAACTAAAAAACAACGTCGTCAATTACGTCGTCCAGCAATGGTATCAAAAGGCGATTACAAACGTATTCGTCAACAATTGACTCGCATGAAATAATTTTTAGTTCCTGATAATAGCTAAAAATATATATTGAAATAATGAACAACTCAAGGAGGAATTATCATGGCACGTGTAAAAGGTGGAACAGTAACTCGCCAACGTCGTAAAAAAGTGCTTAAGTTAGCTAAAGGCTACTATGGCTCAAAACACACATTATATAAAACAGCAAAAGAACAAGTGATGACTTCTTATACATACGCATTTAGAGATCGTCGTCAAACAAAACGTAACTTCCGTAAATTATGGATTGCTCGTATTAACGCAGCAGCTCGTATGAATGGTTTAAGTTATTCTAAATTCATGCATGGTTTAAAATTAGCAAACATTGATATGAACCGCAAAATGTTAGCTGATATTGCTATTCATGATGCAGAAGCATTTACAACATTAGCTGACCAAGCAAAAGCTGCTTTAGCTAAATAATAAGAGTTATTAATCTAGAGAATGTATGTTTTCTAGATTTTTTATATGAAAAACACATGTTTTTTAGGTGAGATAAATCTAAAAAGCATGTGTTTTTTTATTAATAGTTTAAATAATTCAATAGTTTATTTAGGTCATTGATTTGTTCTTGTAAACTTGCTCCAATAGTCGTATCTCTTAC
This genomic stretch from Vagococcus sp. CY52-2 harbors:
- the rpmI gene encoding 50S ribosomal protein L35, producing MPKMKTHRGLAKRVKRTGGGGLKRHRAFTSHRFHGKTKKQRRQLRRPAMVSKGDYKRIRQQLTRMK
- the infC gene encoding translation initiation factor IF-3 — protein: MTIAKDNMVNDGIRARELRLIAVDGEQLGVKSKVEALRIAQEANLDLVLVSPNAKPPVAKIMDYGKFRFEQQKKEREARKKQKVINVKEVRLSPTIDVNDFNTKLRNARKFLEKGDKVKASIRFKGRAITHKEIGQNVLNRLADETSDISVVEQKAKMDGRSMFIMLAPKTDK
- a CDS encoding pentapeptide repeat-containing protein, encoding MPHTPFNFSKIRLTHFLSCNPLSSEFSDTTWKQLKIDDCTLENTTWLNTSLDSLNLSTCHFEQIHFSPDKIQGLNPRTYCKYG
- a CDS encoding cold-shock protein; amino-acid sequence: MANGTVKWFNAEKGFGFITQEGGEDVFAHFSAIQGDGFKTLEEGQEVTFDVEEGQRGLQATNIVKA
- the dhaQ gene encoding DhaKLM operon coactivator DhaQ; this encodes MTRIINKPNDTVSQVLNGVAYIHQDILQRIPKTGILLRKSSIPNKVSIISGGGSGHEPAHFGYIGENMLDASVSGPVFIPPTAEEVFKAIQKTDQGDGVLLVIKNFEADVSNFLQAEKQAKDAGHKVSHVIVNDDCSVETGSFEKRRRGVAGTIFVHKILGAAASEGKTLDELVSIGEKVINSMNSLGVALSSGTSLTGETSNFTLEKDMISFGIGIHGEEGYRSEPFHSSEHLANELLNKLLVQYDDHTNKRFAILINGLGTTTVMEQYVFSNDVKRLLELEGVTVVYAKTGNYMTSTDMAGISLTLLEIIEESWLEYLEKPTNAFAW
- a CDS encoding glycerol dehydrogenase yields the protein MRKAFISPSKYVQGEDELLNLGYYVKTFGKTALLIAHQDDINRVQEKLDKTAEKFGITFIPSHFNGECSRGEVARLQAFAKENEADCVIGLGGGKAIDTSKCVAEGDHLIIVPTIAATDAPTSHSAVLYTEDGEFDDYAYFKQSPSVVMVDTTIIANAPTRFLVSGMGDALSTLFEARATANSFSNVNAGLPNGYVTKETAPAKNTIAAYTLAKVCYETLLENGYSAKIACDNNIVTPALENIVETNILLSGLGFESSGLAAVHAIHDGLTALEGTHSYFHGEKVAFSVICQLVLENASQKELHEVLDFSLSIGLPVCLEDIGVESITFEEAMEVAKKACIPEESIHSMPFPIVEEEVAAAIIAADKIGRDYKAKHK
- the rplT gene encoding 50S ribosomal protein L20, which produces MARVKGGTVTRQRRKKVLKLAKGYYGSKHTLYKTAKEQVMTSYTYAFRDRRQTKRNFRKLWIARINAAARMNGLSYSKFMHGLKLANIDMNRKMLADIAIHDAEAFTTLADQAKAALAK